The following proteins come from a genomic window of Megalops cyprinoides isolate fMegCyp1 chromosome 6, fMegCyp1.pri, whole genome shotgun sequence:
- the LOC118778846 gene encoding myosin heavy chain, fast skeletal muscle-like has translation MSSDAEMEVFGPAAIYLRKPEKERLEAQNIPFDAKTAYFVAEPKEMYVKGKLISREGGKATVETLDGQKLTVKEDDIHPMNPPKFDKIEDMAMMTHLNEPAVLYNLKERYAAWMIYTYSGLFCVTVNPYKWLPVYDAVVVVAYRGKKRIEAPPHIFSISDNAYQFMLTDRENQSILITGESGAGKTVNTKRVIQYFATIAVSGQKKAEPVPGKMQGSLEDQIIAANPLLEAYGNAKTVRNDNSSRFGKFIRIHFGTTGKLASADIETYLLEKSRVTFQLSAERSYHIFYQLMTGHKPELLEALLITTNPYDYPMVSQGEITVKSINDVEEFIATDTAIDILGFTAEEKMGIYKLTGAVMHHGNMKFKQKQREEQAEPDGTEEADKISYLMGLNSADLLKALCYPRVKVGNEYVTKGQTVPQVHNSVMALSKSVYEKMFLWMVVRINEMLDTKQPRQFFIGVLDIAGFEIFDFNSLEQLCINFTNEKLQQFFNHHMFVLEQEEYKKEGIEWEFIDFGMDLAACIELIEKPMGIFSILEEECMFPKASDTTFKNKLYDQHLGKTACFQKPKPAKGKAEAHFSLVHYAGTVDYNVAGWLDKNKDPLNDSVVQLYQKSSVKLLAHLYAAHAGADEASGKKAGKKKGGSFQTVSALFRENLGKLMTNLRSTHPHFVRCLIPNESKTPGLMENFLVIHQLRCNGVLEGIRICRKGFPSRILYGDFKQRYKVLNASVIPEGQFIDNKKASEKLLGSIDVDHTQYKFGHTKVFFKAGLLGQLEEMRDDKLAILVTMTQALCRGFLMRREFVKMMERRESIYSIQYNIRSFMNVKHWPWMKLYFKIKPLLKSAEAEKEMANMKEEFEKTKEELAKALAKKKELEEKMVSLLQEKNDLQLQVAAEVESLSDAEERCEGLIKAKIQLEAKLKETNERLEDEEEINAELTAKKRKLEDECSELKKDIDDLELTLAKVEKEKHATENKVKNLTEEMASQDESIAKLTKEKKALQEAHQQTLDDLQAEEDKVNTLTKAKTKLEQQVDDLEGSLEQEKKLRMDLERAKRKLEGDLKLAQESIMDLENDKQQSEEKIKKKEFETSQLLSKIEDEQSLGAQLQKKIKELQARIEELEEEIEAERAARAKVEKQRADLSRELEEISERLEEAGGATAAQIEMNKKREAEFQKLRRDLEESTLQHEATASALRKKQADSVAELGEQIDNLQRVKQKLEKEKSEYKMEIDDLSSNMEAVAKSKGNLEKMCRTLEDQLSELKTKSDEYLRQLNDINAQKARLQTENGEFTRQLEEKEALVSQLTRGKQAYTQQIEELKRHIEEEVKAKNALAHGLQSARHDCDLLREQFEEEQEAKAELQRGMSKANSEVAQWRTKYETDAIQRTEELEEAKKKLAQRLQDAEESIEAVNSKCASLEKTKQRLQGEVEDLMIDVERANAQAANLDKKQRNFDKVLAEWKQKYEEGQAELEGAQKEARSLSTELFKMKNSYEEALDHLETLKRENKNLQHEISDLTEQIGETGKTIHELEKAKKTAETEKSEIQTALEEAEATLEHEESKILRIQLELNQVKGEIDRKLAEKDEEMEQIKRNSQRVIESMQTTLDAEVRARNDALRVKKKMEGDLNEMEIQLSHANRQAAEAQKQLRNVQGQLKDAQLHLDDAIRGQEEMKEQVAMVERRNNLMLAEIEELRVALEQTERGRKVAEQELVDASERVTLLHSQNTSLINTKKKLESDLVQIQGEMDDTIQEARNAEEKAKKAITDAAMMAEELKKEQDTSAHLERMKKNLEVTVKDLQHRLDEAESLAMKGGKKQLQKLEARVRELESEVEAEQRRGADAVKGVRKYERRVKELTYQTEEDKKNIHRLQDLVDKLQLKVKAYKRQAEEAEEQANTHLSRFRKVQHEMEEAQERADIAESQVNKLRAKSRDIGKGKEIAE, from the exons ATGAGTTCAGATGCGGAGATGGAGGTTTTTGGCCCGGCGGCCATTTACCTCCGGAAGCCAGAGAAGGAGAGGCTCGAGGCCCAGAACATACCCTTTGATGCCAAAACAGCTTACTTTGTGGCTGAACCAAAGGAGATGTACGTCAAGGGGAAACTCatcagcagagaggggggcaaaGCCACCGTTGAAACCCTGGATGGGCAG aaattaACGGTGAAGGAGGATGACATCCACCCAATGAACCCTCCCAAGTTCGATAAGATTGAGGACATGGCCATGATGACCCACCTCAACGAGCCCGCTGTGCTGTATAACCTCAAAGAGCGTTACGCAGCATGGATGATCTAC acaTACTCTGGgctgttctgtgtcactgtgaatcCATACAAGTGGCTTCCAGTGTACGATgccgttgttgttgttgcataCAGAGGCAAAAAGAGAATTGAGGCCCCGCCCCacatcttctccatctctgacaATGCCTATCAGTTCATGCTGACTG ATCGGGAAAACCAGTCCATCCTGATTAc TGGAGAATCTGGTGCAGGAAAGACTGTGAACACCAAACGTGTCATCCAGTACTTTGCGACAATCGCAGTGTCTGGCCAAAAGAAAGCTGAGCCCGTACCTGGCAAGATGCAG GGATCTCTGGAGGATCAAATCATTGCAGCGAACCCCCTGCTGGAGGCTTATGGTAACGCCAAGACTGTGAGGAATGACAACTCCTCTCGTTTT GGGAAGTTCATCAGAATTCATTTTGGAACAACAGGAAAGCTGGCTTCTGCTGATATTGAAACCT ATTTGCTGGAAAAGTCAAGAGTTACATTCCAGCTGTCAGCTGAGAGAAGCTACCACATCTTCTATCAGCTTATGACAGGCCACAAACCTGAACTGTTAG AGGCACTTCTGATTACCACCAACCCATATGATTACCCTATGGTCAGCCAAGGAGAAATCACTGTTAAAAGCATTAATGATGTTGAGGAGTTCATAGCCACAGAT ACTGCCATTGACATCTTGGGCTTCACTGCTGAGGAAAAGATGGGCATCTACAAGCTGACTGGTGCAgtgatgcatcatgggaacaTGAAGTTTAAGCAGAAGCAGCGTGAAGAGCAGGCTGAGCCCGATGGCACTGAGG AGGCAGATAAAATTTCTTACCTCATGGGCCTGAACTCAGCTGACCTGCTGAAAGCTCTGTGTTACCCCAGAGTGAAGGTCGGAAACGAGTATGTGACCAAGGGGCAGACTGTACCGCAG GTCCACAACTCTGTCATGGCTCTGTCCAAATCTGTCTATGAGAAAATGTTCTTGTGGATGGTCGTTCGCATAAACGAGATGCTGGACACAAAGCAGCCACGACAGTTCTTCATCGGTGTGCTGGATATTGCTGGATTTGAGATCTTTGAT TTCAACAGCCTGGAGCAGCTGTGCATCAACTTCACCAATGAGAAACTGCAACAGTTTTTCAACCATCACATGTTTGTGCTGGAACAAGAGGAGTACAAGAAGGAGGGCATTGAATGGGAGTTCATTGATTTCGGTATGGACTTGGCTGCCTGCATTGAGCTCATTGAGAAG CCAATGGGCATCTTCTCCATCCTTGAAGAGGAGTGCATGTTCCCCAAGGCTTCAGACACAACCTTCAAAAACAAGCTCTATGACCAACACCTGGGCAAAACCGCTTGCTTCCAGAAGCCCAAGCCTGCCAAAGGCAAGGCTGAAGCCCACTTCTCCCTGGTGCACTACGCTGGCACTGTGGACTACAATGTTGCTGGCTGGCTGGACAAGAACAAGGACCCCCTGAATGACTCAGTCGTACAGCTGTACCAGAAGTCATCAGTCAAACTGCTGGCTCACCTGTATGCTGCCCATGCCGGTGCAGATG AGGCTAGTGGCAAAAAGGCCGGCAAGAAGAAGGGTGGCTCCTTCCagactgtgtctgctctgttcaGG GAGAATTTGGGCAAGCTGATGACCAATTTAAGAAGCACTCATCCTCACTTTGTGCGATGCTTGATTCCTAATGAATCAAAGACACCAG GTCTCATGGAGAACTTCCTGGTCATCCACCAGTTGAGGTGTAATGGTGTGCTAGAAGGTATCAGAATCTGCAGAAAGGGCTTCCCCAGCAGAATCCTCTATGGTGACTTCAAGCAGAG atACAAAGTATTGAATGCTAGTGTGATCCCTGAGGGACAGTTCATTGACAACAAGAAGGCTTCTGAGAAGCTCCTGGGATCCATTGATGTGGACCACACTCAGTACAAGTTTGGGCACACGAAG gtgttcttcaaagctggTCTGTTGGGTCAGCTGGAAGAGATGCGAGATGACAAACTGGCAATACTGGTTACCATGACTCAGGCCCTGTGCCGTGGTTTCCTCATGAGAAGGGAGTTTGTAAAGATGATGGAGAGgag GGAGTCCATATACTCCATCCAATACAACATCCGCTCATTCATGAATGTGAAACATTGGCCATGGATGAAGCTATACTTCAAGATCAAGCCACTTCTGAAGAGCGCTGAAGCTGAGAAGGAAATGGCCAACATGAAGGAAGAGTTTGAAAAGACCAAAGAAGAGCTGGCAAAGGCATTAGCCAAGAAGAAGGAGCTTGAGGAGAAAATGGTTTCACTGCTGCAAGAAAAGAACGACCTGCAATTACAAGTTGCAGCT GAAGTTGAAAGCCTCTCTGACGCTGAGGAAAGATGTGAGGGACTCATCAAAGCTAAGATCCAGCTCGAAGCTAAACTCAAAGAGACAAATGAGAGactggaggatgaggaggaaatcAATGCTGAGCTGACAGCCaagaagaggaagctggaggaTGAGTGCTCTGAGCTGAAGAAAGACATTGATGACTTAGAGCTCACCTTGGCCAAagtggagaaggagaaacaTGCCACAGAAAATAAG gTGAAAAACCTGACTGAAGAGATGGCCTCTCAAGATGAGAGCATTGCCAAGCTGACCAAGGAGAAGAAAGCCCTCCAAGAGGCACACCAGCAGACTCTTGATGATCTCCAGGCAGAGGAGGACAAAGTCAATACTCTGACCAAAGCCAAGACCAAACTTGAGCAACAAGTAGATGAT CTGGAAGGTTCTCTGGAACAAGAGAAGAAGCTTCGCATGGACCTTGAAAGAGCCAAGAGAAAGCTTGAGGGTGATCTGAAATTGGCTCAGGAATCCATAATGGATCTGGAGAATGACAAGCAACAGTCAGAGGAGAAGATCAAGAA GAAGGAATTTGAGACAAGCCAACTCCTCAGCAAGATTGAGGATGAGCAGTCTTTGGGAGCTCAGCTTCAAAAGAAGATTAAGGAGCTCCAG GCTCGTattgaggagctggaggaagaaaTCGAGGCTGAGCGTGCTGCTCGGGCCAAGGTTGAGAAGCAGAGAGCTGATCTCTCCAGGGAACTTGAGGAGATCAGTGAGAGGCTAGAAGAAGCTGGTGGTGCCACTGCTGCTCAGATTGAGATGAACAAGAAGCGTGAGGCTGAGTTCCAGAAGCTGCGCCGTGATCTTGAAGAGTCTACCTTGCAGCATGAGGCCACAGCTTCTGCTCTGCGCAAGAAGCAGGCCGACAGTGTTGCAGAACTGGGAGAGCAAATCGACAACCTTCAGCGTGTCAAGcagaagctggagaaggagaagagtgaatacaaaatggaaatcGATGACCTGTCCAGTAACATGGAGGCTGTCGCCAAATCAAAG GGCAACCTTGAGAAAATGTGCCGTACCCTGGAAGACCAACTGAGTGAACTCAAGACCAAGAGTGATGAGTATTTGCGCCAACTTAATGACATCAATGCACAAAAAGCAAGACTTCAAACAGAGAACG GTGAATTCACCCGCCAACTGGAGGAAAAAGAGGCTCTAGTCTCTCAGCTGACAAGAGGCAAGCAAGCCTACACACAGCAGATTGAGGAACTCAAGAGGCACATTGAAGAGGAAGTCAAG GCCAAGAATGCCCTGGCCCATGGTTTGCAATCAGCACGACACGACTGTGACCTGCTGAGGGAGCAGtttgaggaggagcaggaggccaaGGCTGAGCTGCAGCGTGGAATGTCCAAGGCCAACAGTGAGGTGGCTCAGTGGAGAACCAAATATGAAACTGATGCCATCCAGCGCACTGAGGAACTGGAGGAGGCCAA GAAAAAGCTTGCCCAGCGTCTCCAGGACGCAGAGGAATCCATTGAGGCTGTGAACTCCAAGTGTGCCTCTCTGGAGAAGACCAAGCAGAGACTGCAGGGTGAAGTGGAGGATCTCATGATTGATGTGGAGAGGGCAAATGCCCAGGCTGCCAACCTTGACAAGAAGCAGAGGAACTTTGACAAG GTTCTAGCAGAATGGAAGCAGAAGTATGAGGAAGGCCAGGCAGAACTAGAAGGAGCACAGAAAGAGGCCCGTTCTCTCAGCACTGAACTGTTCAAGATGAAGAATTCCTATGAAGAAGCTCTGGACCACCTGGAGACCCTGAAGCGGGAGAACAAGAACCTGCAGC ATGAGATTTCCGACCTGACTGAACAGATTGGAGAGACTGGAAAGACCATTCATGAGCTGGAGAAGGCAAAGAAAACTGCGGAGACTGAGAAATCAGAAATTCAGACTGCTCTCGAGGAAGCAGAG gCAACACTGGAACATGAGGAGTCCAAGATTCTCCGTATTCAGCTTGAACTCAATCAGGTCAAGGGTGAAATTGACAGGAAGCTCGCAGAGAAAGAtgaggagatggagcagatcAAGAGGAACAGCCAGAGGGTGATCGAATCCATGCAGACCACTCTTGATGCTGAGGTTAGAGCCAGGAATGATGCTCTCAGAGTCAAGAAGAAGATGGAAGGAGACCTCAATGAGATGGAGATTCAGCTGAGCCACGCCAACCGCCAGGCCGCTGAAGCCCAGAAACAACTGAGGAATGTCCAAGGACAGCTCAAG GATGCCCAATTGCACCTTGATGATGCAAtcagaggacaggaggagaTGAAGGAGCAGGTTGCCATGGTGGAGCGCAGGAACAACCTGATGCTGGCTGAGATAGAGGAACTGAGGGTTGCcctggagcagacagagagaggccgcaAAGTGGCTGAGCAGGAGCTGGTCGATGCAAGCGAGCGTGTAACCCTGCTGCACTCCCAG AATACCAGCCTtatcaacacaaaaaagaagctGGAAAGTGACCTTGTTCAGATCCAAGGTGAAATGGACGACACCATCCAAGAAGCaagaaatgcagaggaaaaagcCAAGAAGGCTATCACTGAC